The following are encoded in a window of Chitinophaga sp. H8 genomic DNA:
- the rplI gene encoding 50S ribosomal protein L9, with amino-acid sequence MQIILIQDVDNLGQKNELVSVKNGYARNFLIPQKFAVEASPSNLKQLQERLKVRQVKEEKMLAEIAKVVEVLKSSAVKIGAKTGTSGKIFGSVTGVQIARAIKEQKGYEIDRRRIHILDDVKELGTYKARIDFGKGNETEMEFEVVAE; translated from the coding sequence ATGCAAATCATCTTAATACAAGACGTTGATAATCTGGGCCAGAAGAATGAACTGGTAAGCGTGAAAAACGGTTATGCCAGAAATTTTCTGATACCTCAGAAATTTGCAGTGGAAGCCAGCCCTTCTAACTTAAAGCAATTACAGGAACGCCTGAAAGTGCGTCAAGTAAAAGAAGAGAAAATGTTGGCCGAAATTGCCAAAGTAGTAGAAGTACTGAAGTCTTCTGCTGTTAAAATTGGCGCTAAAACCGGTACTTCCGGTAAAATATTCGGTAGCGTAACCGGTGTGCAGATTGCACGTGCTATTAAAGAGCAAAAAGGTTACGAAATCGACCGCCGCCGCATCCACATCCTGGATGATGTTAAAGAATTAGGTACTTACAAAGCTCGCATCGATTTCGGTAAAGGCAACGAAACTGAAATGGAATTTGAAGTGGTAGCTGAGTAA
- the rpsR gene encoding 30S ribosomal protein S18: MAVKPKQEIKYLTAVKTEKRQKKYCRFKKMGIKYVDYKDGEFLKKFLNDQGKMLPRRITGNSLKFQRKVAQAIKKARQMALLPYVTDLLK; the protein is encoded by the coding sequence ATGGCAGTTAAACCTAAACAAGAAATTAAATACTTAACAGCCGTTAAAACTGAAAAACGCCAGAAGAAATACTGCCGTTTTAAGAAAATGGGCATCAAGTATGTGGATTACAAGGACGGCGAGTTTCTGAAGAAATTTCTGAACGACCAGGGCAAAATGCTGCCCCGCCGTATTACGGGTAACTCCCTGAAATTTCAGCGTAAAGTAGCCCAGGCTATTAAAAAAGCTCGTCAAATGGCTTTATTGCCTTATGTTACTGACCTTTTAAAGTAA
- the rpsF gene encoding 30S ribosomal protein S6, translated as MNYELMVIFTPVLSEDDYKAAQKKFADIIKDNGGDVTHENPWGLRSLAYPIRKKTTGMYLVLEYSAPSDLNEKLKIQLNRDENVLRHMVTALDKYAVEYNGRKKHGVNADPKTTEA; from the coding sequence ATGAACTACGAATTGATGGTGATCTTTACCCCTGTGCTTTCTGAGGATGACTACAAGGCAGCCCAGAAGAAATTCGCTGATATCATTAAAGATAATGGCGGAGATGTAACGCACGAAAATCCCTGGGGATTAAGATCACTGGCGTATCCTATCCGGAAAAAGACTACAGGAATGTATCTGGTTCTGGAATACAGTGCGCCATCCGACCTCAATGAGAAGCTGAAAATTCAGCTGAATCGCGATGAAAATGTATTACGTCACATGGTTACTGCACTGGACAAGTACGCTGTAGAGTACAACGGCCGCAAGAAACATGGCGTTAACGCTGATCCTAAAACCACTGAAGCTTAA
- the htpG gene encoding molecular chaperone HtpG: MQKGAIRVQTENIFPIIKKFLYSDHEIFIRELVSNAVDATQKLRTLASVGEFKGELGNIDIEVKLDKEKKTLTIADHGIGMTAEEVDKYINQVAFSGAEEFLKKYKGQSDGANIIGHFGLGFYSSFMVSDKVEIFSKSHKEGVPAVRWECDGSPEYEMEATEKAERGTDIVMHVNAESEEFLDEHRIRTILEKFCKFLPVPIKFEGQQINNTTPAWTKKPSELTTEDYQNFYKELYPFAEAPLFWIHLNVDYPFNLTGILYFPKISKSYEIQKDKINLYSNQVYVTDEVKDIVPEFLMLLHGVIDSPDIPLNVSRSYLQGDPNVKKINAHITKKVADKLDEMFRNDRKGFEEKWESIGLFVKYGMMTDDKFLEKANKFLLLEEIGADKFHTLEEYRTEAAALQTNKEQKLVILYATNPVQQDSYVKAARNKGYKVVKMETLVDAAFINNMEAKWENVQFTRVDADIADNLIDKDEKAESVLTQEEEGKLKDLFGQQIAQPNIKVELKGLSADAQPVIVTRPEFMRRMKDMAAVGGGGMNWYANMPDEINMTVNANHHVYQHILKEDNADLQQKLVKNLADLALLSQNLLTGADLTAFVNRSVELMGGEKRS; this comes from the coding sequence ATGCAGAAAGGAGCAATACGTGTACAAACTGAGAACATTTTCCCCATTATCAAAAAATTCCTTTATTCAGATCATGAAATCTTTATCCGCGAGCTGGTAAGTAATGCGGTGGATGCTACCCAAAAGCTGAGAACATTGGCAAGTGTAGGCGAGTTTAAAGGAGAACTGGGAAATATTGACATTGAAGTAAAACTGGATAAGGAAAAAAAGACCCTGACAATTGCTGACCATGGTATTGGTATGACGGCAGAAGAGGTAGATAAGTATATTAACCAGGTAGCTTTTTCAGGTGCAGAAGAATTTCTGAAGAAATATAAAGGCCAGTCGGATGGTGCCAATATCATCGGACACTTTGGATTGGGTTTTTACTCTTCCTTTATGGTGAGTGATAAAGTAGAAATTTTCAGTAAATCCCATAAGGAAGGAGTACCTGCTGTACGCTGGGAGTGTGATGGCAGTCCTGAATACGAAATGGAAGCTACTGAAAAGGCAGAACGTGGTACAGATATCGTGATGCACGTAAATGCAGAAAGCGAAGAATTTCTGGACGAACACCGCATCCGTACCATCCTGGAAAAATTCTGTAAGTTTCTGCCGGTGCCTATCAAATTTGAAGGACAGCAGATTAACAATACCACCCCTGCGTGGACAAAGAAACCAAGTGAACTAACAACAGAAGACTATCAGAATTTTTATAAGGAATTATATCCTTTTGCAGAGGCGCCGCTGTTCTGGATTCACCTGAATGTAGATTATCCGTTTAACCTCACGGGTATTCTTTATTTCCCCAAAATTTCCAAAAGCTACGAAATACAAAAGGATAAGATCAACCTGTATTCCAACCAGGTATATGTAACAGATGAGGTAAAAGATATTGTACCGGAATTTCTGATGCTGTTGCATGGGGTGATTGATAGCCCGGATATTCCACTGAATGTAAGCAGGAGCTATTTACAGGGTGATCCCAATGTGAAAAAGATCAATGCGCATATCACTAAAAAGGTAGCAGATAAGCTGGATGAAATGTTCCGTAATGACCGGAAAGGATTTGAAGAAAAATGGGAGTCTATTGGTTTGTTTGTGAAGTATGGTATGATGACGGACGACAAATTCCTGGAGAAAGCCAACAAATTCCTGTTACTGGAAGAAATTGGTGCGGACAAATTCCATACACTGGAAGAATACCGTACAGAAGCGGCTGCTTTGCAAACCAATAAAGAGCAGAAGCTGGTAATATTGTATGCCACCAATCCGGTACAACAGGATAGTTATGTAAAGGCTGCGCGTAATAAAGGTTACAAGGTGGTGAAGATGGAAACCCTGGTGGATGCTGCCTTCATCAACAACATGGAAGCCAAATGGGAAAATGTACAGTTTACCCGGGTAGATGCGGATATTGCTGATAATCTGATTGACAAAGACGAAAAAGCAGAAAGTGTTTTAACACAGGAAGAAGAAGGTAAACTGAAAGATTTGTTTGGGCAGCAGATTGCACAGCCTAATATAAAAGTAGAATTAAAAGGATTGAGTGCAGATGCACAACCGGTGATTGTAACAAGGCCGGAGTTTATGCGCCGGATGAAAGACATGGCAGCTGTTGGTGGTGGCGGTATGAACTGGTACGCCAATATGCCGGATGAAATAAATATGACCGTAAATGCCAATCATCATGTATATCAGCATATTCTGAAAGAAGACAATGCAGATCTTCAGCAGAAGCTGGTAAAAAATTTAGCTGACCTGGCATTACTGTCTCAGAATTTATTAACCGGTGCTGATCTCACTGCCTTTGTAAACAGAAGTGTGGAATTGATGGGAGGAGAAAAGAGAAGTTAA
- a CDS encoding PHB depolymerase family esterase, with translation MRKTMIAFFSAALLLGTLTFMSCSKETPKELPVPVDPGKPVEPGKPTPKPDDVFPAQTVGITNKKMDNQQGNITDYVLYIPDGYNEKKNYRWPVVISLHGVGEIGNDVNVVKRVGLPRVVAGKEFVMVAPQCLRNWWNIATLQILYKEILAKYHVDSSRVYLTGLSMGGMTTWDWSVAYPDQFAAIVPISGMGDVNKACNLKAVPVWAFHNADDPTVDVKGSRNMVAALKACGGNVQYTENATGGHNAWDKAYANPALYTWMLQQHK, from the coding sequence ATGAGAAAGACCATGATAGCATTTTTTAGTGCTGCACTATTGTTGGGAACACTGACTTTTATGTCCTGTTCCAAAGAAACCCCTAAAGAACTTCCTGTTCCGGTTGATCCGGGAAAACCAGTTGAACCGGGAAAACCAACGCCTAAGCCGGATGATGTATTTCCGGCGCAGACAGTGGGTATTACCAACAAAAAAATGGATAATCAGCAGGGGAATATTACAGACTATGTATTGTACATTCCGGATGGTTATAATGAAAAGAAAAATTACCGCTGGCCGGTAGTGATTTCCCTGCATGGTGTAGGAGAAATTGGCAATGATGTGAATGTGGTAAAAAGAGTAGGATTGCCAAGGGTAGTAGCGGGGAAGGAATTTGTAATGGTAGCCCCTCAGTGTTTAAGGAACTGGTGGAATATTGCTACGTTGCAGATCTTATATAAAGAAATTCTGGCGAAATATCATGTGGACAGCTCCAGGGTATATCTTACCGGATTAAGCATGGGAGGGATGACGACCTGGGATTGGAGTGTAGCATATCCTGATCAGTTTGCCGCAATAGTACCCATCAGCGGAATGGGAGATGTGAATAAAGCCTGCAATCTGAAGGCAGTACCTGTATGGGCATTCCATAATGCAGATGATCCTACGGTGGATGTAAAAGGTTCGCGCAATATGGTAGCCGCATTAAAAGCCTGTGGCGGAAACGTGCAGTATACGGAAAATGCTACCGGCGGACATAATGCCTGGGATAAGGCTTATGCTAATCCCGCATTATATACCTGGATGTTGCAGCAGCATAAATAA
- the recJ gene encoding single-stranded-DNA-specific exonuclease RecJ, giving the protein MQKRWTVKGHQPKQEQLLQSALRIHPLLCRLLVQRGVTNYDAARLFFRPTLNDLHDPWLMKDMDKAISRIEEAFFRREKILVYGDYDVDGTTAVATVYSFLQTMYKNIEFYIPHRYREGYGISMQGIEYARDNEFSLIIALDCGIKSVEYITYAREQGIDFIICDHHLPDAILPPAVAILNPKQPDCPYPYKELSGCGIGYKLVSAFAQKLGLPPSEANKYLDLVATSIAADIVPMTGENRILAFHGLIKVNEDPLPGIKALIELSSLKEKLTISNLVFVIAPRVNAAGRMDDARKAVNLFIENDLQKAKAIADILHADNFDRKEIDNTITQEAIALIQNDATQAARKSTVLFQSHWHKGVVGIVASRLIDKYYYRPTIILTTSNDKVAGSARSVTGFNVYEAIHQCKDLLENYGGHFYAAGMTLKPENVPAFQEKFEQVVATTINPELLIPEIVIDTEINASDITPAFYNILKQFEPLGPDNLRPVFLIRNVVDSGYSKLVKEEHIKFSVKQGRNFSSLQGIGFYMADKFQIISDKQPFDMVFTLDENEWNGTVNLQMKVIDIRRAVSY; this is encoded by the coding sequence ATGCAGAAACGCTGGACAGTAAAAGGACATCAACCAAAACAGGAGCAATTATTACAATCGGCGTTACGCATACACCCGTTGTTATGCAGATTGCTGGTACAGCGCGGCGTTACTAACTATGACGCTGCACGGCTTTTTTTTCGCCCTACGCTCAACGATTTACACGATCCATGGCTGATGAAAGACATGGACAAAGCCATTTCCCGTATTGAAGAGGCTTTCTTCCGCAGGGAAAAAATACTGGTATACGGCGATTATGATGTTGATGGTACTACCGCTGTGGCTACCGTGTACTCCTTCCTGCAAACCATGTATAAAAATATTGAGTTCTATATCCCCCACAGGTACCGGGAAGGATATGGTATCTCCATGCAAGGGATCGAATATGCGCGGGATAACGAATTTAGCCTCATCATCGCATTAGACTGCGGTATTAAATCCGTAGAATATATTACATATGCCCGGGAACAAGGTATAGACTTTATTATATGCGACCATCATTTGCCGGATGCCATTTTACCACCTGCTGTCGCCATTCTGAATCCCAAACAACCTGATTGTCCTTATCCTTACAAAGAATTAAGCGGATGCGGGATCGGCTATAAACTGGTAAGCGCATTTGCTCAAAAACTAGGCCTTCCTCCTTCCGAAGCCAATAAATACCTGGACCTGGTGGCTACCAGTATTGCCGCGGATATTGTGCCGATGACCGGTGAAAACCGCATACTGGCTTTTCATGGGCTAATAAAGGTAAATGAAGATCCATTACCAGGTATTAAAGCGCTGATAGAACTTAGTTCACTAAAAGAAAAACTAACTATTTCCAATCTGGTATTTGTAATCGCTCCCCGTGTAAATGCGGCCGGCAGAATGGATGACGCTCGTAAAGCAGTCAACCTGTTCATTGAAAATGATCTCCAGAAAGCAAAAGCTATTGCTGATATTCTTCACGCTGACAACTTTGACCGGAAAGAAATAGATAACACCATTACACAGGAAGCTATCGCGCTCATTCAGAATGATGCTACCCAGGCGGCCCGTAAATCTACCGTCCTGTTCCAGTCGCACTGGCACAAAGGGGTTGTAGGTATTGTGGCTTCCCGCCTGATAGACAAATACTACTACCGGCCCACTATCATACTCACCACATCAAATGATAAGGTAGCCGGTTCTGCCCGCTCCGTGACAGGTTTTAATGTATATGAGGCCATTCATCAGTGTAAAGACCTGCTGGAAAACTATGGCGGACATTTTTATGCTGCCGGCATGACCCTGAAACCAGAAAATGTGCCGGCCTTCCAGGAAAAATTTGAACAGGTAGTAGCTACTACCATCAACCCAGAATTATTAATCCCGGAAATTGTCATTGATACCGAAATTAATGCCAGTGATATCACACCGGCTTTCTATAACATCCTGAAACAGTTCGAACCATTAGGACCAGATAATCTCCGCCCTGTTTTCCTGATCAGAAATGTAGTAGACAGCGGCTATTCCAAACTGGTAAAAGAAGAGCATATCAAGTTTTCTGTAAAACAAGGCCGTAACTTCTCTTCCTTACAAGGTATCGGCTTTTACATGGCTGATAAATTTCAAATTATCAGTGATAAACAACCTTTTGATATGGTGTTTACCCTGGATGAAAATGAATGGAATGGCACTGTCAATCTTCAAATGAAAGTAATAGACATCAGGAGAGCTGTTAGCTATTAG
- a CDS encoding polyprenyl synthetase family protein has protein sequence MDEIKQLIGRELLDFENKFADSVKSHVPLLDRIMHYIVKRKGKQIRPMFVLLSAKLFNKDIQEGTYRAAALVELLHTATLVHDDVVDDAYERRGLFSINALWKNKIAVLVGDYLLSKGLLLSLNNHDFKTLQILSEAVKEMSEGELLQIEKTRKLNIQEDIYFEIIRRKTASLLASACAAGAWSSSADEHITEQMRLFGEKVGIAFQIKDDLFDYGADKIGKPTGIDIREKKLTLPLIYTLQHATAEDRRRIIYIVKNQNTDKDKVAEVIRMVKASGGIGYTQEKMFQYRDEALAILNQFPENEIRKGLESLVRFTTDRTF, from the coding sequence ATGGACGAGATTAAACAACTGATCGGCAGGGAATTACTGGATTTCGAAAATAAGTTTGCAGACTCCGTCAAGAGTCATGTGCCATTGCTCGACCGTATAATGCATTATATTGTAAAGCGTAAAGGCAAGCAAATCAGACCCATGTTTGTATTATTGTCTGCCAAACTCTTCAATAAGGACATCCAGGAAGGTACCTACCGGGCGGCTGCTCTGGTAGAATTACTGCATACGGCTACCCTTGTTCATGACGATGTGGTAGATGATGCCTATGAGCGCAGAGGCCTTTTTTCTATTAATGCACTGTGGAAAAATAAAATTGCCGTACTGGTAGGAGACTATCTGTTATCTAAAGGATTACTCCTCTCCCTGAACAATCACGACTTCAAAACCCTGCAGATTTTATCCGAAGCCGTAAAGGAAATGAGCGAGGGCGAACTGCTACAGATCGAAAAAACACGTAAACTTAACATACAGGAAGATATTTACTTTGAAATCATCCGCAGAAAAACAGCCTCCCTGCTGGCATCTGCCTGCGCTGCCGGTGCCTGGAGCTCCAGTGCCGATGAACATATTACCGAACAAATGCGCCTTTTTGGCGAAAAAGTAGGGATTGCCTTCCAGATCAAGGACGATCTCTTTGACTATGGGGCTGACAAAATAGGTAAACCTACCGGTATTGACATCCGGGAGAAAAAATTAACGCTTCCGCTGATCTATACTTTACAGCACGCTACTGCGGAAGACCGCCGACGTATTATATATATAGTCAAAAACCAAAATACAGACAAAGACAAAGTAGCAGAAGTAATCCGGATGGTAAAAGCATCAGGTGGAATTGGCTACACCCAGGAAAAAATGTTCCAGTACCGGGACGAGGCGCTGGCGATATTAAACCAGTTCCCGGAAAATGAAATCAGAAAGGGTCTTGAATCGCTGGTGCGATTTACTACAGACCGGACTTTTTAA
- a CDS encoding OmpA family protein, translating into MASKKYLLLAGAMSLLAASSGFAQVTPSSYDALDSSKVPAKRMAQQNSFVNHQSNFPAKPRSMWELGFHGGLHLISGTVSPTPGFGGGISLRKALGHTFSLRAEYTGSFDYGQDIKLKPSQRGGGVNPWAATAAKNNGMIVPNYKTATHALSLDAIVSLSNIMFYKAEPKVNWYVLAGYTLAMIDVDVDALGANGQGYDYSGINFGGKRKDIKDALKNLQDKKYESNAPSQGNRIAIGRKDDNQLLRHALDLGTGVAFKVSNRFNIGIEEKVTMPFDAYLDGYAGPGGSTKDFFSYTSVRLNFNLGNSSKRVQPLWWINPLEYAYSELSSPRHMKLPTPVLPDADGDGVTDQFDREPNTPAGAPVDVHGVAKDTDGDGVPDYKDKQLITPTYCQPVDADGVGKCPDPECCKNVKPACASLVLPSVSFKGSSTKVSNDMEAVLSSVANTLRSNPECNVLVTGHAGAKGKKGGVDLSSRRVDAVIDYLADKQGIDRGRFIKQNTPGESGTVDLAPAN; encoded by the coding sequence ATGGCAAGCAAAAAGTACTTATTACTGGCAGGCGCTATGAGTTTACTAGCGGCGTCCTCTGGTTTTGCACAAGTTACGCCTTCTTCTTATGATGCCCTGGATTCATCTAAAGTTCCGGCTAAGAGAATGGCACAACAAAACAGCTTTGTGAATCACCAGTCTAATTTCCCTGCTAAACCAAGAAGCATGTGGGAACTCGGTTTTCACGGTGGTTTACACCTGATCTCCGGTACTGTTAGTCCTACCCCAGGTTTTGGTGGTGGTATCTCCCTGAGAAAAGCTTTAGGGCATACTTTCTCCCTGAGAGCAGAATACACTGGATCTTTTGACTATGGTCAGGATATCAAATTGAAACCATCTCAAAGAGGTGGTGGTGTTAATCCTTGGGCAGCAACAGCAGCTAAGAACAATGGTATGATTGTTCCTAACTACAAAACTGCTACACACGCACTGTCTTTGGATGCGATTGTTTCTTTGAGCAATATCATGTTCTACAAGGCTGAGCCTAAAGTTAACTGGTATGTATTAGCAGGTTACACCCTGGCTATGATCGATGTTGACGTAGATGCTTTGGGTGCAAATGGTCAGGGTTATGACTATTCCGGCATCAACTTTGGTGGCAAACGTAAAGACATCAAGGATGCATTGAAGAATCTGCAGGATAAGAAATATGAAAGCAATGCACCTTCTCAGGGCAACAGGATCGCAATCGGCCGTAAAGACGACAACCAACTGTTGCGTCATGCACTGGATTTAGGTACTGGTGTTGCCTTCAAAGTTTCTAACCGTTTTAATATCGGTATAGAAGAAAAGGTAACAATGCCTTTTGATGCTTACCTGGATGGTTATGCTGGTCCTGGTGGATCTACAAAAGATTTCTTCTCTTACACTAGCGTAAGACTGAACTTCAACCTGGGTAACTCCAGCAAACGCGTTCAGCCTTTATGGTGGATCAACCCGCTGGAATATGCTTACAGCGAGCTGAGCTCTCCTCGTCACATGAAACTGCCTACTCCGGTACTGCCTGATGCTGATGGCGACGGTGTAACTGACCAGTTCGACCGCGAGCCTAACACACCAGCAGGTGCTCCTGTTGATGTTCATGGTGTAGCTAAAGATACTGACGGTGATGGTGTTCCTGACTACAAAGACAAACAACTGATCACGCCTACTTACTGCCAACCAGTTGATGCTGATGGCGTTGGTAAATGCCCAGATCCAGAATGCTGCAAGAACGTTAAGCCTGCATGTGCAAGCCTGGTTCTGCCTAGCGTTTCCTTCAAAGGTAGCTCTACTAAAGTATCTAACGATATGGAAGCAGTACTGTCTAGCGTAGCTAACACACTGAGAAGCAATCCAGAATGTAATGTACTGGTTACCGGCCACGCTGGTGCTAAAGGCAAGAAAGGTGGTGTTGACCTGAGCAGCAGAAGAGTTGACGCTGTGATCGATTACCTGGCTGACAAGCAAGGTATTGACAGAGGTCGTTTCATCAAACAAAATACTCCTGGTGAGTCTGGTACTGTTGATTTAGCTCCTGCTAACTAA
- a CDS encoding KUP/HAK/KT family potassium transporter, translating to MGININRVSLAGLVVALGIIYGDIGTSPLYVFKAIMGGNPVSDLLVIGGISCIIWTLTLQTTVKYVILTLRADNKGEGGIFSLYALVRRHAKWTVVFGMIGGAALLADGIITPPITVTSAIEGLRTLEVFKDLAQWTIVKIVLTIITGMFLMQQFGTVSIGRMFGPIMVIWFTMLGILGISHIADDLSVLKAFSPHYAIELLTTYPKGFLILGAVFLCTTGAEALYSDLGHCGRGNIRISWIFVKACLILNYLGQGAWLLTQRGQIIPKDQNPFFTIMPEWFVIFGVLIATMASIIASQALISGSFTLISEAMRLNLWPKLRINYPTEMRGQLYIPGINAVLFTGCVSIVLIFQESGAMEAAYGLSITICMLMTSCLFAFYLYTRRVWPGWILLYLVVYLTIEFSFLFANLVKFMHGGYVTVIVAGALFMIMMVWFKSRKIKNRYVEFVRLEDYLPILQELSNDTSIPKYATHLVYMSSADNPKEIEHKIIYSILNKKPKRADIYWFVHVDVVDEPYLSEYSVQTIIPNEVIRVEFRLGFKVEQRINLMFRMVVEDMVRNKEVNITSRYESLSKNNVVGDFQFIVMEKFLSHDNDLPLYERMVMKMYFFLKKISLSEERGFGLDSSYVTIEKYPLVVAPVTNLQLKRIIRDRDWSDPQQLI from the coding sequence GTGGGAATAAACATTAACAGGGTTTCCCTGGCAGGTTTAGTAGTAGCGCTGGGTATTATTTACGGCGACATAGGAACTTCTCCGCTTTATGTTTTCAAAGCAATTATGGGGGGAAACCCGGTAAGCGATCTGCTGGTAATTGGAGGAATCTCCTGTATTATATGGACGCTTACCCTTCAAACAACTGTCAAATATGTAATTCTCACCCTGAGGGCCGATAATAAAGGGGAGGGAGGGATTTTTTCCTTGTATGCCCTGGTCAGAAGACATGCCAAATGGACGGTTGTCTTTGGCATGATCGGTGGAGCGGCCCTCCTGGCCGATGGGATCATTACCCCGCCCATCACTGTTACTTCTGCTATTGAAGGGTTACGTACCCTGGAAGTATTCAAAGATCTGGCACAGTGGACGATTGTAAAAATAGTGCTGACGATTATTACTGGAATGTTCCTGATGCAGCAGTTCGGTACGGTATCTATAGGCCGTATGTTTGGCCCTATTATGGTGATCTGGTTTACCATGCTGGGAATACTGGGCATTTCTCATATTGCAGATGATCTCTCCGTTTTAAAAGCATTCAGCCCACATTATGCCATTGAACTGTTAACAACTTACCCTAAAGGATTTTTAATTCTGGGAGCCGTATTTCTGTGTACTACGGGGGCAGAGGCCCTTTATTCGGATCTCGGCCACTGCGGACGAGGTAATATCCGTATCTCCTGGATTTTTGTAAAAGCATGCCTTATTTTAAATTACCTGGGACAAGGAGCCTGGCTACTTACCCAGCGCGGCCAAATCATTCCTAAAGATCAGAACCCATTTTTTACCATTATGCCGGAGTGGTTCGTGATTTTTGGTGTACTGATAGCCACGATGGCCTCTATTATTGCCAGTCAGGCGCTTATATCCGGCTCATTTACCCTCATTTCTGAGGCAATGCGTCTAAATTTATGGCCTAAGCTCAGGATTAACTACCCCACTGAAATGAGGGGACAGCTGTATATTCCGGGGATCAATGCTGTACTGTTTACCGGATGTGTATCTATAGTACTCATCTTTCAGGAATCAGGGGCTATGGAAGCGGCCTATGGGCTATCTATCACTATTTGTATGCTCATGACCTCCTGTCTCTTTGCCTTTTATCTGTACACCAGGAGGGTATGGCCCGGCTGGATCTTATTATATCTGGTCGTTTATCTTACAATAGAATTCTCTTTCCTTTTTGCCAACCTGGTTAAATTCATGCATGGTGGTTATGTAACGGTAATTGTGGCAGGGGCCTTGTTTATGATCATGATGGTCTGGTTTAAATCGCGTAAGATTAAAAACCGGTATGTGGAATTTGTACGACTGGAAGACTACCTGCCTATTTTACAGGAACTGAGCAATGATACTTCTATTCCCAAATATGCCACTCACCTGGTATATATGAGCAGTGCGGATAATCCGAAGGAAATAGAACATAAAATCATTTACTCCATCCTGAATAAGAAACCCAAACGGGCAGATATTTACTGGTTTGTTCATGTGGATGTGGTGGATGAGCCATATCTGAGCGAATATTCTGTACAAACGATCATCCCCAATGAGGTGATACGGGTGGAATTCCGCTTAGGATTTAAAGTGGAGCAGCGTATTAACCTGATGTTCCGTATGGTGGTGGAAGATATGGTGCGCAACAAGGAAGTGAATATTACCAGCCGTTACGAGTCTTTAAGTAAGAATAATGTTGTGGGCGATTTTCAGTTTATTGTTATGGAGAAATTCCTTTCCCATGATAATGATCTGCCACTCTATGAAAGAATGGTCATGAAAATGTATTTCTTCCTGAAAAAAATCAGCCTGTCGGAAGAAAGGGGTTTTGGGCTGGATTCCAGTTATGTAACCATTGAAAAATATCCTTTGGTAGTAGCACCGGTGACCAATCTGCAGCTGAAACGTATTATACGTGATCGTGACTGGTCTGATCCCCAGCAATTGATTTAA